The DNA window ACCTTCTCAACATAGTCGGCATGCATGGTCGACACCTGGGCGCCCACTGTCTTTCCGGCCAGATCATCTGGCGTGACGCCCTTGATGCTGCTGCCCTTTGGCACAGCGATGGCGGGCGGCGTGTTGTAATACTTCTCGGAGAAGTCGATGACCTTTTTGCGTTCGTCGGTGGCCGACATCGAAGCAAAGATGGCGTCGAACTTGCCGGCGAGCAGCGCCGGAATCATGCCATCCCAATCCTGAGCAACCACCTCGCATTCGACCTTCATCTCAGCGCAAAGAGCGAGCGCGATATCGACGTCGAAGCCCTTCAGCTTGCCGTCGGTATCGACATAGTTGAAGGGCGGATAGGCGCCTTCGGTACCGATGATGACCTTCTTCCACTCCTTGGCCGCGGCGCCGCCGAGCGACAATGCGAGCAAAGCCGCGGCGGTGACGAGTGTCTTGGCGAATTTCATGGTTATCCCCTGTGTTTGACCGACCGGCACATCCGACGCGAACCGGTCGCCCTACGGCGGTCGTCGCAGCCGACTGGCGGCCCCCTGCTTGTTTTCGACGCAGCCGTCGGAGGAATTGAGATCCTTCGTTGAAGCAGCCGACCGCGCCCGAACCTCTCGGCAAACCGACGCACTGCCTAAACCTTGTGCTGGCGCCGATCCGCCCGCATCTTCATCTCATTCCGTAACGGGATGCAACGGGGGACATTATTGCGCCGGCCCGGATTCTGCACGCCGGGATGACCACGGACCACCCACGCCGATCAGTTCAGTGGCCTCGGCAAGGTCGGCTGGGGTGTTGATGTTGAAGAAGGGATCGACGGCTTTCTTCCCAACGATGGTGGAGGCAAAGACAACGCTTCTGGCCTGCTCACTGGCAAGGAAAGCCCCCACCCGTCGCTCCTCACCCCCGAGGAATGCCAAAAGTCGCGGCGCTACCGAGAGCGGCCAGAGTGCGCAGAGCGGCGCTCGTCCCGACGGCCCCTCGGCAAAGACGACGGCGTCCTGATCATCCGTACCGGCTATCAGCCGCGCCGCCAAGTCGACGGGCAGAAACGGCAAATCGACCGGCGCGGTCAGCAGATGGGTCGGCCGGTTCGACAGTGCCGACGCGCGATGAAGGCCAGCGACAACGCCGGCGAGCGGCCCCTCGAAGGTTGCGGACGCATCTCGCACGACAGGAAGCTTCATGTCCGGCAAGCCAAGGTCTGGCGGCAGATTGACGGCAAGATCGCCAACATGAGGCGCCAGCGTCGTCGCGACCCGATCGAGCAGCGTCGCGCCGGCAAGTTCGATGAGCGCCTTGGGCATCCCGCCCATGCGGCTCGAACGTCCCCCTGCGAGAATGAGGCCGGCCAATTTCATCATCTGCCCAGTGAACGGCATCGGAGGAAACCGAACAACCCCATTCGAGCCGCCCGCATGATTGCCCTGCCGCAAATTCACTCCCGGTCGCTCGTGTTATGGATTAGGTAGAAGCCAAACCATTCGGAGCACGCCATGCCAAGCCTCAAGGACCAGGTCGCCGCCGCCCTCAGCAAGATCACCATGCCCGGCACCGGCAAGGACATCGTCTCGGCCGGGGCCGTGTCGGATATCTACGAGAAGGATGGCAAGGTGATGCTGTCGATCTCGGTTCCGGCCGACAAGGCCTCGCGATTCGAGCCGATCCGCGCGGCGGCTGAGACGGCTGTGAAATCCATCCCCGGCGTCACCAAGGCGACGGTCGCGCTGACCGCCGAGGTGGCGCCCGGCAGCGCACCAAAGGCAGCGCCCGCCCCGCATGGCCAT is part of the Pleomorphomonas sp. PLEO genome and encodes:
- a CDS encoding ABC transporter substrate-binding protein; this encodes MKFAKTLVTAAALLALSLGGAAAKEWKKVIIGTEGAYPPFNYVDTDGKLKGFDVDIALALCAEMKVECEVVAQDWDGMIPALLAGKFDAIFASMSATDERKKVIDFSEKYYNTPPAIAVPKGSSIKGVTPDDLAGKTVGAQVSTMHADYVEKVLTKSELKTYPTADEYKLDLANGRLDAANDDVVVLSEWLKTEAGACCELVGTIKPVPEIHGPGVGAGVRKEDTDLRDMFTAAIKAIRANGKYQEINKKYFDFDVYGG
- the mobA gene encoding molybdenum cofactor guanylyltransferase MobA; the protein is MPFTGQMMKLAGLILAGGRSSRMGGMPKALIELAGATLLDRVATTLAPHVGDLAVNLPPDLGLPDMKLPVVRDASATFEGPLAGVVAGLHRASALSNRPTHLLTAPVDLPFLPVDLAARLIAGTDDQDAVVFAEGPSGRAPLCALWPLSVAPRLLAFLGGEERRVGAFLASEQARSVVFASTIVGKKAVDPFFNINTPADLAEATELIGVGGPWSSRRAESGPAQ